From Synergistaceae bacterium, one genomic window encodes:
- a CDS encoding serine hydroxymethyltransferase translates to MKTAKQFLAAADPEVNEICKKERKRQEEGIELIASENIVHPAILAAMGSVLTNKYAEGYPHARYYGGCDVVDVVEDLARERAKKLFRCDHVNVQPHSGSQANMAVYLTVLQPGDTVLAMDLAHGGHLTHGSPVNFSGKLFNFVHYGVKRENGRIDMDDVEKKAMKHHPKLIVCGASAYPREIDAEAFHKVAQKAGSLLMFDIAHIAGLVATKLHKDPMPWCDFVTTTTHKTLRGPRGGMVMCKENFAKALDKTIFPGMQGGPLMHIIAAKATAFKLALDPSFKKYQKQILANAKTLAAELLKYGFDLVSGGTDNHMMLVDLRNKGLTGKVMEHALDEAGLTVNKNAVPFDTEKPTITSGIRLGTPSVTTRGFEETEIKRVAAWIDQISRDAGNKELLATVRNEVRELCSNFPVYPDLE, encoded by the coding sequence ATGAAAACGGCAAAACAGTTTCTTGCGGCGGCGGACCCGGAGGTCAACGAGATATGCAAAAAAGAGCGTAAACGTCAGGAGGAGGGCATCGAGCTGATCGCCTCGGAAAACATCGTGCATCCGGCCATCCTGGCCGCCATGGGGTCCGTGCTCACCAACAAATACGCCGAAGGGTATCCTCACGCCCGCTACTATGGCGGCTGCGACGTGGTGGACGTGGTGGAAGACCTCGCCCGGGAGCGCGCCAAAAAACTTTTCAGATGCGACCACGTCAACGTTCAGCCCCATTCCGGATCTCAGGCCAACATGGCGGTTTACCTCACGGTTCTTCAGCCCGGCGACACGGTTCTCGCGATGGATCTCGCCCACGGCGGGCACCTGACCCACGGCTCACCGGTGAATTTTTCGGGGAAGCTGTTCAATTTCGTTCACTACGGCGTCAAACGGGAAAACGGCCGAATCGACATGGACGACGTGGAAAAGAAGGCGATGAAACACCATCCTAAACTGATTGTCTGCGGAGCCAGCGCCTACCCCAGAGAAATCGATGCGGAGGCGTTCCACAAAGTGGCCCAAAAAGCGGGCTCACTGCTGATGTTCGACATTGCCCACATCGCGGGGCTGGTGGCCACGAAACTCCACAAGGACCCCATGCCCTGGTGCGACTTTGTGACGACCACGACTCATAAAACCCTGCGAGGGCCGCGGGGAGGTATGGTAATGTGCAAAGAGAATTTCGCGAAGGCGCTGGACAAGACGATTTTCCCCGGAATGCAGGGCGGGCCGCTGATGCACATCATCGCGGCGAAGGCCACGGCCTTCAAACTGGCGCTGGATCCCTCCTTCAAAAAATATCAGAAACAGATTCTGGCAAACGCGAAAACGCTGGCGGCGGAACTCCTGAAGTATGGGTTCGACCTGGTTTCCGGAGGGACGGACAACCACATGATGCTGGTGGACCTGAGGAACAAAGGACTGACGGGAAAGGTCATGGAGCACGCTCTGGATGAGGCGGGACTGACGGTTAACAAAAACGCGGTGCCCTTCGACACCGAGAAACCCACGATCACCAGCGGAATCCGCCTTGGAACTCCCTCCGTGACCACCCGAGGATTCGAAGAAACCGAGATAAAGCGCGTCGCCGCGTGGATCGACCAAATCTCCAGGGACGCGGGCAACAAAGAGCTGCTGGCGACGGTTCGAAATGAAGTGCGGGAGCTGTGCTCGAACTTCCCCGTTTATCCCGATCTGGAGTAA
- a CDS encoding pyridoxal-phosphate dependent enzyme has translation MIDLTMNEENLKRSVALAKRRNIVIPTFRQMKNPDAHTPDKIKEKLRHTGLWDVDPANLFRITWKNQPRDSGGLYGKVNAFEMPKEITGVRARIFALCGKWFPTGAHKVGASFGCLVPRLVTGQFDPTRHRAVWPSTGNFCRGGAYNAQLLGCESVAILPEGMSRERFEWLKTVAGEIIATPGTESNVKEIYDKVAEIRATRPEAVIFNQFEEMGNHLWHYTVTGSAMEELFNDIKGSRDRFFGVVVTSGSAGTTAAGDWLKEAFPRAKLGVGEALQCPTLLWNGFGDHRIEGIGDKHVPWVHNVKNTDLIFAIDDNVCIAMIRLCNEPEGHAYLRSAGVKEADLEKLSLMGISGAANVAMAVKMAKYYELTERDVIMTVFTDSMDMYRSRLTELNEARGAYTRTQAAVDHNRYVLGLGIDGMQELTYQDRRRIHNLKYYTWVEQQGKTSEELNAQWYDPDYWDNIHKMAEVIDRKIDAFNSMTELEEAESGGN, from the coding sequence ATGATCGACCTGACGATGAACGAAGAAAACCTGAAGCGTTCCGTAGCGTTGGCGAAACGGCGCAATATTGTGATTCCGACATTCAGGCAGATGAAGAACCCCGACGCCCACACTCCGGACAAAATAAAGGAAAAACTGCGACACACAGGGCTATGGGATGTGGATCCGGCGAACCTCTTCCGCATCACCTGGAAAAACCAGCCCAGGGATTCGGGAGGGCTTTACGGAAAGGTCAACGCCTTCGAAATGCCCAAAGAAATCACGGGAGTCAGGGCTCGCATCTTCGCCCTGTGCGGCAAGTGGTTCCCCACGGGCGCTCACAAGGTGGGGGCGAGTTTCGGATGTCTCGTCCCGCGCCTTGTGACCGGTCAGTTCGACCCCACGCGGCACAGAGCCGTGTGGCCCTCCACCGGGAACTTCTGCCGGGGCGGAGCTTATAACGCCCAGCTTTTGGGCTGTGAATCGGTGGCGATTCTGCCGGAGGGCATGAGCCGGGAGCGATTCGAGTGGCTGAAGACCGTGGCCGGGGAAATCATCGCGACGCCGGGCACTGAAAGCAACGTGAAGGAGATTTACGACAAAGTCGCCGAAATTCGCGCTACCCGCCCGGAGGCCGTGATTTTTAACCAGTTCGAGGAAATGGGCAACCACCTGTGGCACTACACGGTCACGGGAAGCGCCATGGAGGAGCTTTTCAACGATATTAAAGGCTCCAGGGACCGCTTCTTCGGAGTGGTGGTGACCTCGGGGTCCGCCGGAACCACCGCCGCCGGAGACTGGCTGAAGGAGGCATTTCCCCGCGCGAAGCTCGGCGTCGGGGAGGCTTTGCAGTGTCCAACCCTGCTCTGGAACGGATTCGGCGACCATCGTATTGAGGGGATCGGCGACAAACACGTTCCCTGGGTCCACAACGTCAAAAATACCGACCTGATATTCGCCATCGACGACAACGTTTGCATAGCCATGATTCGCCTCTGCAACGAGCCGGAAGGGCACGCATATCTGAGAAGCGCCGGCGTGAAGGAGGCGGATTTGGAAAAACTCTCTCTGATGGGAATTTCCGGCGCCGCCAACGTCGCCATGGCCGTCAAAATGGCGAAATATTACGAGCTTACCGAACGGGACGTCATCATGACGGTGTTCACCGATTCCATGGACATGTACCGCTCACGCCTCACGGAGCTGAACGAAGCCCGAGGGGCTTACACGCGGACTCAGGCGGCGGTCGATCACAATCGCTACGTTCTTGGACTCGGAATTGACGGGATGCAGGAACTCACCTATCAGGACCGCCGACGCATCCACAACCTTAAATATTACACCTGGGTGGAGCAACAGGGTAAAACCTCCGAGGAGCTGAACGCCCAGTGGTACGATCCGGATTACTGGGACAACATCCACAAAATGGCCGAGGTCATCGACAGGAAGATCGACGCCTTCAACAGCATGACGGAACTGGAGGAGGCGGAATCAGGAGGGAATTAG
- a CDS encoding macro domain-containing protein, whose product MPFQIVQNDITKMNVDAIVNAANTRLLMGGGVCGAIFGAAGAEELQKECDAIGGCKTGQAVLTKGCRLPAKYIIHTPGPVWQGGEEGEPELLRGCYANSLALARSQGCTSIAFPLISSGIFGYPRDRALEVAVDAVKSFLAENDMNVFLVFFDKRFFCLPEDLLEPVESFIEEYYSDSRFLRTCSDLGRRMTKRFAKRPEEPFSKMLLRLMEASGKTDAAIRNGANIDQKRLTEIRRGESGAPDKKTLLALAVALELNKADTDDLLERAGHSLSHSDKQDVIVAYFIISGRYDIYTINETLFHFDQPLLGG is encoded by the coding sequence ATGCCGTTCCAAATCGTCCAAAACGACATTACAAAGATGAACGTGGATGCTATCGTCAACGCGGCCAATACCCGACTTCTGATGGGAGGCGGCGTTTGCGGCGCGATTTTTGGCGCGGCCGGCGCTGAGGAACTCCAAAAGGAATGCGACGCCATCGGCGGCTGCAAAACAGGGCAGGCCGTCCTCACCAAAGGCTGCCGTCTTCCGGCGAAGTACATCATCCATACTCCGGGGCCCGTCTGGCAGGGTGGAGAAGAGGGCGAGCCGGAACTGCTCAGGGGCTGCTACGCAAACTCCCTGGCTCTGGCCCGAAGCCAGGGGTGTACCTCCATCGCGTTCCCCCTGATCTCCTCCGGCATATTCGGCTACCCGAGGGACAGGGCACTGGAAGTGGCGGTTGACGCCGTCAAAAGTTTTCTGGCGGAAAACGATATGAACGTTTTTCTCGTGTTCTTTGACAAAAGGTTTTTTTGTCTTCCGGAGGATCTCCTGGAACCCGTCGAAAGCTTTATCGAGGAGTATTATTCCGATTCCCGCTTCCTGCGAACCTGTTCCGACCTCGGCCGCCGTATGACGAAGCGGTTCGCGAAACGGCCCGAAGAGCCCTTCTCAAAAATGCTCCTGCGGCTGATGGAGGCAAGCGGAAAAACGGACGCGGCAATCCGCAACGGAGCGAATATCGACCAAAAGCGCCTCACCGAAATTCGCCGCGGCGAATCGGGCGCTCCGGACAAAAAAACCCTTCTGGCCCTGGCCGTCGCGCTGGAACTGAACAAAGCCGATACGGACGATCTGTTGGAGCGGGCGGGGCACTCTCTGTCACACAGCGACAAACAGGACGTCATCGTCGCTTATTTCATCATCAGCGGACGATATGACATTTATACCATCAACGAAACACTGTTCCACTTTGACCAGCCGCTCCTGGGCGGCTGA
- the pgm gene encoding phosphoglucomutase (alpha-D-glucose-1,6-bisphosphate-dependent) — MTVSPLAGKTAPREVLANIPRLISEYYTNRPDPAEVSHRVAFGTSGHRGSSSRHSFNEAHIASIALAVAEYRASAGIRGPLFIGADTHALSEPALRTCVEVLAAEGVEIVLQDDLGPAPTPVVSRAILVWNRERSDTGGTADGLVITPSHNPPEDGGIKYDPPSGGPASPEITSLVQKRANELIAAGYEKIRRLPFEKALACETTRFYDYILPYVNDLRNVVDMDVIRDSGVHIGVDPMGGSGVNYWEPIAGIYGLRNLEIVNRRVDPTFSFMTLDHDGKIRMDCSSPWAMSSLVEMKDNFDVAFGNDTDFDRHGIVTPAGLMSPNAYLAVSIAHLFKSRSRWSAAAVVGKTVVSSSMIDRVTRGLGRTLCEVPVGFKWFVDGLLDGSMGFGGEESAGASFLRMDGTTWTTDKDGFIMDLLAAEITAVTERNPEEHYASLTARYGTPVYERIDSPATPDQKAALSRLSPDRVRADTLAGEKITARLTNAPGNGAPIGGLKVVTENGWFAARPSGTEDLYKIYAESFRDQNHLRRLQDEARQIVADAIK; from the coding sequence ATGACTGTCTCTCCGCTTGCAGGCAAAACAGCGCCACGGGAGGTGTTGGCCAACATCCCGCGGCTGATCAGCGAATATTACACGAACAGACCCGATCCCGCGGAGGTCTCCCACAGAGTGGCTTTCGGTACTTCGGGACATCGGGGCTCCTCATCCCGGCACAGCTTCAATGAGGCTCATATCGCGTCCATCGCGCTGGCGGTGGCGGAGTACCGGGCGTCTGCGGGGATACGGGGCCCGCTTTTCATCGGGGCGGACACGCACGCGCTTTCCGAACCCGCCCTGAGAACCTGTGTGGAGGTGCTGGCGGCGGAAGGCGTGGAAATCGTGCTGCAGGACGACCTCGGCCCCGCTCCCACGCCGGTGGTGTCCCGGGCGATTCTCGTCTGGAACCGGGAGCGCTCGGATACCGGCGGAACGGCGGACGGGCTGGTGATCACCCCGTCGCACAATCCCCCCGAGGACGGGGGTATTAAGTATGACCCCCCCAGCGGCGGGCCGGCGTCTCCGGAGATCACTTCCCTTGTCCAGAAACGCGCTAACGAGCTTATCGCGGCGGGATATGAAAAAATTCGCCGGCTTCCCTTCGAGAAGGCGCTGGCCTGTGAGACGACACGTTTTTACGACTACATTTTGCCCTATGTGAACGACCTGCGCAACGTCGTGGACATGGACGTCATTCGCGATTCGGGGGTGCACATCGGCGTGGACCCCATGGGTGGCTCCGGCGTGAACTACTGGGAACCCATCGCCGGAATCTACGGTCTTCGGAACCTTGAAATCGTGAACAGAAGGGTGGACCCCACCTTCAGCTTCATGACGCTGGATCACGACGGGAAAATCCGTATGGACTGCTCTTCTCCCTGGGCCATGTCCAGCCTTGTGGAGATGAAGGACAATTTTGACGTCGCTTTCGGCAACGACACTGATTTCGACCGCCACGGCATCGTGACCCCGGCGGGGCTGATGAGCCCCAACGCGTATCTTGCCGTGAGCATCGCGCATCTCTTTAAAAGCCGCAGTCGTTGGAGTGCGGCGGCGGTTGTGGGAAAGACCGTCGTTTCCAGCTCCATGATCGACCGGGTGACGCGGGGGCTGGGTCGTACGCTCTGCGAGGTTCCCGTGGGGTTCAAGTGGTTTGTGGACGGACTGCTGGACGGGAGTATGGGTTTCGGGGGAGAGGAAAGCGCCGGAGCGTCTTTCCTGCGGATGGACGGGACGACCTGGACGACCGACAAGGATGGTTTCATCATGGACCTCCTGGCGGCGGAGATCACAGCCGTGACGGAAAGGAACCCCGAGGAGCATTACGCCTCTCTTACCGCTCGGTACGGGACGCCTGTGTATGAGCGAATCGATTCCCCGGCCACGCCCGATCAGAAGGCGGCTCTGAGCAGACTGTCCCCCGACAGGGTCAGAGCGGACACCCTGGCGGGAGAGAAGATCACGGCCAGGCTGACGAACGCTCCGGGCAACGGGGCCCCCATCGGCGGACTCAAGGTGGTCACCGAAAACGGGTGGTTCGCCGCACGCCCGTCGGGGACCGAAGACCTTTACAAAATCTATGCGGAGAGCTTCAGGGACCAGAACCATCTGCGCCGCCTCCAGGATGAGGCGCGGCAGATCGTCGCAGATGCCATAAAATAA
- a CDS encoding PQQ-binding-like beta-propeller repeat protein, protein MKRASWGVCAIVFLTSILWVRSASAWSGTLGWTYNAESPITSSIAAVDGLILAGDSSGALHAVYAASGRPAWVYRGSTAVVGLPSVLDKAVVFAQSDGTVTALNLADGTVIWKYSPSSDGYGADSLVDGTTAGDGRVYFVKGDGVLYAISASDGGELWRYTGEELQSAPFFSDGSVYVGGHNGVLSVLSSASGKRQWGGGAGGAINTPVTSGENAYFSSWDGSIQAVRIKGVIPLWNTKVGDPVTTSPFVGEGRVLAGTARGKVVSLSAENGGLQWTFDTEGGTVSGAPVLADGYVFAGGGQGTLFVLSAADGTARFTFSTGGGINGTPAFSGGVLFLGSADGNLYAIR, encoded by the coding sequence ATGAAACGGGCGTCCTGGGGTGTTTGTGCGATAGTTTTTCTGACGTCGATACTGTGGGTGCGCTCGGCGTCGGCGTGGAGCGGGACTCTGGGATGGACCTACAACGCGGAGTCTCCAATCACCAGCTCCATAGCGGCTGTGGACGGACTGATCCTCGCGGGGGACTCCAGCGGCGCTCTGCACGCCGTTTACGCGGCTTCAGGCCGGCCCGCCTGGGTTTACCGGGGGAGCACCGCTGTGGTGGGCCTTCCCTCGGTCCTGGACAAAGCGGTCGTGTTCGCCCAGTCGGACGGGACCGTAACGGCTCTGAACCTCGCCGATGGCACGGTGATCTGGAAATATTCGCCCTCTTCCGATGGATATGGAGCGGATTCCCTGGTGGACGGCACGACGGCGGGCGATGGCAGGGTATACTTTGTGAAGGGCGACGGCGTGCTGTACGCGATCTCCGCCTCCGACGGCGGCGAACTGTGGCGTTATACCGGAGAAGAGCTGCAGAGCGCGCCTTTCTTCTCAGACGGCTCCGTTTACGTGGGAGGGCATAACGGCGTCCTCAGCGTCCTTTCCTCGGCGTCGGGCAAACGCCAGTGGGGAGGCGGCGCCGGCGGCGCGATCAATACTCCGGTAACCTCAGGAGAGAACGCGTATTTTTCCAGTTGGGACGGGTCCATACAGGCGGTTCGGATCAAGGGGGTCATTCCTCTGTGGAACACCAAAGTGGGCGACCCCGTGACGACCTCCCCCTTTGTGGGAGAGGGCCGGGTACTGGCGGGCACGGCCAGGGGTAAAGTTGTGTCTCTTTCCGCGGAGAACGGAGGGCTTCAGTGGACCTTCGACACCGAGGGAGGAACGGTTTCAGGAGCGCCCGTTCTGGCCGACGGATACGTCTTTGCCGGCGGAGGACAGGGCACCCTGTTCGTGCTGAGCGCCGCGGATGGAACCGCTCGATTCACCTTCTCCACGGGGGGAGGCATCAATGGAACTCCCGCCTTCTCGGGGGGTGTGCTTTTCCTGGGCAGCGCCGACGGTAACCTCTACGCCATTCGATAG